In Sphaeramia orbicularis chromosome 1, fSphaOr1.1, whole genome shotgun sequence, a genomic segment contains:
- the htt gene encoding huntingtin isoform X4: MATMEKLMKAFESLKSFQQQQGPPTAEELVQRQKKEQATTKKDRVTHCLTICENIVAHSLRTSPEFQKLLGIAMEMFLLCSDDSESDVRMVADECLNKIIKALMDSNLPRLQLELYKEIKKNGASRSLRAALWRFAELAHLIRPQKCRPYLVNLLPCLTRITKRQEETVQETLAAAMPKIMVALGHFANDSEIKVVLKSFVANLKSSSPTIRRTAASSAVTVCQHSRRTSYFYTWLLNVLLGLLVPVDEEHPSHLILGVLLTLRYLMPLLQQQVNTTSLKGSFGVMRKEADVQPTPEQLLQVYELTLHYTQHWDHNVVTAALELLQQVFRTPPPELLHMLITAGSISHATVFRQDAESRARSGSILELIGKMLSGEEDGLEDEAERTEVTTGAFTASVVGADGSSSGQVDIITEQPRSSQHTLQPGDSVDLSASSEQGSGGGTCASDTPESPNENEEEMLSQSSSGGANITPETADYTTPENATPEGGGPLGEGAGTLLGTNDRSLPPSDSSQTTTEGPDSAVTPSDVAELSRTPFPRATEPSPPSPTSTEGPDATDSDSSVYTTSSSSSSFSFSSSSSSFYATSSSNTSDKVLDGSESQYSGMQIGTLQDEEDEGAAPASHEDHPEPFLQSALALSKPHLFEGRGHNRQGSDSSVDRFIPKEEPTEPEPDNKPSRIKGPIGHYTDQGVEPLVHCVRLLAASFLLSGQKNGLIPDKEVRVSVKALAVSCVGAAAALHPEAFFNPLYLEPLDGIPVGEQQYISDVLGLIDHGDPQIRGATAILCGAIIHAALTKTRYNIHSWLATVQSATGNPLSLMDLVPLLQKSLKDESSVTCKMACSAVRHCIMTVCSSTLSELGLQLVIDLLALRDSSYWLVRTELLETMAEMDFRLIHFLERKTEALHKGSHHYTGQLQLQERVLHNVVICLLGDDDPRVRHVAASAISRLVPKLFYDCDQGQVDPVVAVARDQSSVYLQLLMHETQPPSQFTVSTITRTYRGYNLSSVVSDVTLENNLSRVITAVSHAFTSSTSRALTFGCCEALCLLAFNFPVCTWSTGWHCGYVSSGSSFASRSSLNRTRGRALSLSQPSNTPASSSNTTSAPDSERRTLTVGMANMVLSLLSSAWFPLDLSSHQDALLLSGNLLAAVAPKCMRNPWAGEEESSSGSTNASAGPSKLEEPWAALSERSLVAMVEQLFSHLLKILNICAHVLDDTPPGPAVKATLPSLSNTPSLSPIRRKGKEKEASEPSAVPMSPKKSNEINTGRPADSSGSTAVNKSTTLGSFYHLPPYLKLYDVLKATHANYKVTLDLHSSQEKFGCFLRATLDVLSQLLELATLHDIGKCVEEILGYLKSCFSREPTMATVCVQQLLKTLFGTNLASQYEGVLSGPSRSQGKALRLGSSSLRPGLYHYCFMAPYTHFTQALADASLRNMVQAEQEQDTSGWFDVMQKASNQLRSNIANATRHRGDKNAIHNHIRLFEPLVIKALKQYTTSTSVGLQRQVLDLLAQLVQLRVNYCLLDSDQVFIGFVLKQFEYIEVGQFRDSEAIIPNIFFFLVLLSYERYHSKQIISIPKIIQLCDGIMASGRKAVTHAIPALQPIVHDLFVLRGSNKADAGKELDTQKEVVVSMLLRLIQYHQVLEMFILVLQQCHKENEDKWKRLSRQIADVILPMIAKQQMHLDSPEALGVLNTLFETVAPSSLRPVDMLLKSMFTTPATMASVATVQLWVSGILAILRVLVSQSTEDIVLSRIHELSLSPHLLSCQTISRLHQQSSSPNDTLAETLGSQESNGEAQKAPPEETFARFLLQLVGVLLDDISSRQVKVDITEQQHTFYCQQLGTLLMCLIHVFKSGMFRRITAAASRLLKGEGGQTGPEASQFYPLEGLNSMVQCLTTTHPSLVLLWCQVLLIINYTNYSWWAEVHQTPRRHSLSCTKLLSPHSSGEGEEDKPESRLAMVNREIVRRGALILFCDYVCQNLHDSEHLTWLIVNHVRDLISLSHEPPVQDFISAVHRNSAASGLFIQAIQSRCDNLTTPTMLKKTLQCLEGIHLSQSGSLLMLYVDKLLSTPFRVLARMVDTLACRRVEMLLAETLQNSIAQLPVEELDRIQEYLQRSGLAQRHQRFYSLLDRFRATVAGTSSPTPPVTSHPLDGDPSPAPELVIPDKEWYVALVKSQCCLRGDVSLLETTELLTKLPPADLFSIMSCKEFNLSLLCPCLSMGVQRLARGQGSLLLETALQVTIEQLAGVTQSLPAPHQSFLPPSQPQPYWEKLADVYDEPSFFPGVLSLCRALSQYLLSVNQLPASLHIPSEKEHLITAFTCTATEVIVWRLLQDQLPLSVDLQWALSCLCLALQQPCVWNKLSTAQYATHTCSLIYCLRLIIVAVAVRPGDQLLYPEKKRTRADRESDGDEVDSPHADHMCEWQACEIMAELVEGLQNILALGHHRNSAIPAFLTPTLRNIVISLSRLPLVNSYTRVPPLVWKLGWSPQPGGEFGTTLPEIPVDFLQEKDVFREFLYRINTLGWSSRTQFEETWATLLGVLVTQPITMDQEEETQQEEDLERTQLNVLAVQAITSLVLSAMTLPTAGNPAVSCLEQQPRNKSLKALETRFGRKLAVIRGEVEREIQALVSKRDNVHTHHPYHAWDPVPSLSAASAAGTLISHEKLLLQINTEREMGNMDYKLGQVSIHSVWLGNNITPLREEEWGEDEEDEADTPAPTSPPLSPINSRKHRAGVDIHSCSQFLLELYSQWLIPGSPSNRRTPTILISEVVRSLLAVSDLFTERNQFDMMFSTLMELQKLHPPEDEILNQYLVPAICKAAAVLGMDKAIAEPVCRLLETTLRSTHLPSRMGALHGVLYVLECDLLDDTAKQLIPTVSEYLLSNLRAIAHCVNLHNQQHVLVMCAVAFYMMENYPLDVGAEFMAGVIQLCGVMVSASEDCTPSVIYHCVLRGLERLLLSEQLSRVDGEALVKLSVDRVNMPSPHRAMAALGLMLTCMYTAVLASGSEVTGVRGQVDSGSAVAEAVGVTAGHVGFSSGKEKASPASRPAHSDPQAPDSESIIVAMERVSVLFDRIRKGLPSEARVVSRILPQFLDDFFPPQDVMNKVIGEFLSNQQPYPQFMATVVYKVFQTLHATGQSSMVRDWVLLSLSNFTQRTPVAMAMWSLSCFFVSASTSQWISALLPHVISRMGSSEVVDVNLFCLVAMDFYRHQIDEELDRRAFQSVFETVASPGSPYYQLLGCLQSIHQDTSL, translated from the exons AACATCTCCAgagtttcagaaactgctgggcATCGCCATGGAGATGTTCCTGCTCTGCAGCGATGACAGTGAATCAGACGTGCGGATGGTTGCTGATGAGTGCCTAAACAAAATCATCAAA GCGCTGATGGATTCCAACCTGCCTAGACTGCAGCTGGAGCTTTATAAAGAAATTAAAAAG AATGGTGCCTCTCGGAGCTTGAGGGCAGCTTTGTGGCGGTTTGCTGAGCTAGCTCACCTCATCAGGCCACAGAAATGCAG ACCATATCTGGTCAACCTGCTGCCATGCCTCACCAGAATCACCAAGCGGCAAGAGGAAACAGTTCAAGAGACGCTGGCTGCAGCAATGCCCAAGATTATGGTGGCCTTGGGTCATTTCGCTAATGATAGTGAAATCAAG GTGGTGCTGAAGTCATTTGTGGCCAACTTGAAGTCCAGCTCCCCCACCATCAGGCGGACAGCAGCCAGCTCAGCAGTCACTGTATGCCAACACTCTAGACGCACCAGCTACTTCTACACCTGGCTACTTAATGTGCTGCTTG GACTGTTGGTTCCAGTTGATGAAGAGCACCCCAGCCACCTTATTCTGGGGGTGCTATTAACCCTTCGCTACCTGATGCCTCTGCTGCAGCAGCAAGTCAATACAACCAGCCTGAAAGGAAGCTTTGGAGTCATGAGGAAAGAGGCTGATGTACAGCCAACACCTGAACAGCTGCTACAG GTATACGAGCTGACACTACACTACACACAGCACTGGGATCACAATGTGGTCACAGCTGCTCTGGAGCTCCTACAGCAGGTTTTCAGGACTCCGCCTCCAGagcttctgcacatgctcatcaCTGCAGGCAGCATTTCACACGCAACCGTGTTTCGCCAGGACGCTGAGAGCCGTGCGCGATCTGGCAGCATCCTTGAACTCATTG GGAAAATGCTCTCTGGAGAGGAGGATGGGTTGGAAGATGAAGCTGAGAGGACTGAGGTCACTACCGGTGCCTTTACAG CATCAGTTGTTGGTGCAGACGGCTCCTCTTCAGGCCAAGTAGACATCATCACTGAGCAGCCACGTTCCTCCCAGCACACCTTGCAGCCTGGTGACTCTGTGGACCTCAGTGCCTCTTCAGAGCAGGGCAGCGGTGGAGGGACATGTGCCTCAGACACTCCTGAATCACCCAATGAAAATGAAGAGGAAATGCTGAGTCAGAGCTCCAGCGGTGGAGCCAACATTACTCCAGAAACGGCAGACTACACCACACCAGAGAATGCAACACCAGAGGGTGGGGGGCCCCTTGGGGAAGGAGCAGGGACACTGCTAGGAACTAATGATCGCTCCCTTCCACCCAGTGACTCGTCCCAGACCACCACAGAGGGACCAGACTCAGCCGTCACCCCTTCAGATGTAGCAGAGCTG TCACGCACTCCATTTCCTCGGGCGACTGAGCCGTCCCCACCCTCGCCAACTTCCACCGAGGGTCCTGATGCCACAGACAGCGACTCTTCTGTCTACACCACTTCCTCTTCGTcatcttctttctctttttcctcctcctcttcttccttctatGCCACTTCCTCCTCTAACACTAGTGACAAG GTGCTGGATGGCAGTGAGAGCCAGTACTCTGGGATGCAGATTGGAACTCTACAGGATGAGGAAGATGAAGGAGCAGCACCTGCCTCCCACGAAGACCACCCAGAACCATTTCTGCAGTCTGCCCTGG CTCTAAGCAAACCTCACCTTTTTGAAGGCCGAGGGCACAACCGGCAAGGTTCAGACAGCAGTGTGGACCGTTTCATACCAAAGGAAGAACCTACTGAACCTGAGCCTGACAACAAG CCATCACGTATAAAGGGTCCAATAGGACACTATACAGACCAGGGGGTTGAGCCTTTAGTGCACTGTGTACGCCTACTTGCTGCTTCCTTCCTGCTCAGTGGACAAAAGAATG GTCTTATCCCTGATAAGGAGGTTCGAGTGAGTGTAAAGGCCCTGGCAGTCAGCTGTGTTGGGGCAGCAGCAGCCCTGCATCCTGAAGCCTTCTTTAATCCCCTCTACCTGGAGCCGCTGGACGGCATCCCAGTAGGAG AGCAGCAGTATATCAGTGATGTGCTTGGCCTCATTGATCATGGGGACCCCCAGATCCGTGGGGCCACAGCTATCCTTTGTGGAGCCATCATACATGCTGCACTCACCAAAACCCGTTACAACATACACAGCTGGCTGGCCACTGTGCAGAGTGCAACAG GTAACCCTCTGTCCTTGATGGACTTGGTGCCTTTGCTCCAGAAGAGTCTGAAGGATGAATCCTCTGTCACCTGTAAAATGGCTTGCTCTGCAGTAAGG CACTGCATCATGACTGTGTGCAGCAGCACTCTGAGTGAACTTGGACTGCAGTTGGTGATAGACCTGCTAGCGCTCAGGGACTCTTCCTATTGGCTTGTTCGCACTGAGCTATTAGAGACCATGGCTGAGATGGACTTCCG GTTAATTCATTTCCTGGAGAGGAAAACTGAAGCTTTACACAAAGGAAGTCATCACTACACTGGG CAATTACAGCTGCAAGAGAGGGTCCTACATAATGTGGTCATCTGCCTTTTGGGAGATGATGACCCACGAGTCCGACATGTGGCAGCGTCTGCTATCAGCAG GCTGGTTCCCAAGTTGTTCTATGACTGTGATCAGGGTCAGGTTGACCCAGTGGTCGCTGTTGCTCGGGACCAGAGTTCAGTGTACCTGCAGCTGCTAATGCATGAGACACAGCCTCCCTCTCAGTTCACTGTCAGCACAATCACAAG GACATACAGAGGCTACAACTTGTCCAGTGTTGTTTCTGATGTCACACTGGAGAACAACTTGTCCAGAGTCATAACTGCCGTCTCGCATGCTTTTACCTCCTCTACCTCCAGAGCCTTAACG TTTGGCTGCTGTGAAGCATTGTGCCTCCTGGCTTTCAACTTTCCTGTGTGCACTTGGAGCACAGGTTGGCACTGTGGCTACGTTAGCTCTGGTAGTAGTTTTGCTTCTCGGTCGAGCCTCAACCGCACCAGGGGCAGGGCCCTCAG CCTGTCACAACCTAGCAATACTCCTGCCTCTTCATCCAACACCACATCTGCACCAGACTCTGAACGCAGAACTCTGACTGTGGGAATGGCCAACATGGTTCTCTCCTTACTTTCCTCTGCCTGGTTCCCACTGGATCTCTCTTCACACCAGGATGCACTGTTGCTCAGTGGTAACTTGCTTGCTG CTGTAGCTCCTAAATGTATGCGCAACCCATGGGCTGGAGAGGAGGAGAGCAGTAGTGGGAGTACAAATGCCAGTGCAGGGCCAAGCAAGTTGGAGGAACCCTGGGCAGCGTTGTCAGAGCGATCCCTTGTGGCTATGGTGGAACAGCTGTTTTCTCATCTGTTGAAAATACTCAACATATGTGCACATGTGTTAGATGACACTCCACCTGGACCAGCAGTAAAG GCGACCCTCCCTTCACTGTCCAACACACCCTCCCTCAGTCCCATCCGCCGGAAAGGGAAGGAGAAGGAGGCTTCAGAGCCTAGTGCTGTACCGATGAGTCCCAAGAAAAGTAATGAGATCAACACAG GCAGACCTGCAGACAGCTCAGGATCAACAGCCGTCAACAAATCCACAACACTTGGTAGCTTCTACCACCTGCCACCCTACCTCAAGCTCTATGATGTCCTAAAAGCCACACATGCAAACTACAAG gTGACTTTGGACCTTCACAGTAGCCAGGAGAAGTTTGGCTGTTTTCTTCGTGCCACTCTAGATGTTCTGTCACAGCTGCTGGAGCTGGCTACATTGCATGACATTGGCAAG TGTGTAGAGGAAATTTTGGGCTATCTGAAGTCCTGCTTCTCCAGAGAACCAACCATGGCTACTGTATGTGTACAGCAG CTCTTGAAGACCCTATTTGGGACCAACTTGGCCTCCCAGTATGAGGGTGTCCTGAGTGGACCCAGCCGTTCCCAAGGCAAGGCACTCAGACTGGGTTCCTCCAGCCTTCGCCCGGGCCTTTACCATTACTGCTTTATGGCGCCATACACGCACTTCACACAAGCTCTGGCTGATGCAAGTCTCCGTAACATGGTGCAAGCTGAGCAAGAGCAGGACACATCTGG GTGGTTTGATGTGATGCAAAAGGCTTCAAACCAGCTGAGGTCCAACATTGCAAATGCAACGCGCCACAGAGGAGACAAG AATGCCATCCACAACCACATTCGGCTGTTTGAGCCACTGGTGATAAAAGCTTTGAAGCAGTACACCACGAGCACCTCTGTAGGCCTGCAGAGACAAGTTCTTGACCTGCTAGCCCAGCTTGTGCAGCTTAGAGTTAACTACTGCCTGTTGGATTCAGATCAG GTGTTCATTGGCTTTGTTCTGAAGCAGTTTGAGTACATTGAAGTAGGACAGTTCAG GGATTCAGAGGCCATCATTCCCAACATCTTTTTCTTCCTTGTGCTGCTTTCTTATGAGCGGTACCACTCCAAACAAATAATCAGCATCCCCAAGATCATCCAGTTGTGTGATGGCATCATGGCTAGTGGTAGAAAAGCTGTGACCCATg CCATCCCTGCTTTACAACCAATAGTCCATGACCTTTTTGTGTTGAGGGGCTCCAACAAAGCAGATGCAGGCAAAGAGCTGGACACACAAAAAGAAGTGGTGGTGTCCATGCTGTTGAGGCTCATACAGTATCACCAG GTGTTGGAGATGTTTATACTTGTGCTACAGCAGTGTCACAAGGAGAATGAGGACAAGTGGAAGAGATTGTCCAGACAGATTGCTGATGTCATTCTTCCTATGATTGCAAAGCAGCAG ATGCATTTGGACTCTCCTGAGGCATTGGGGGTATTGAATACTCTCTTTGAGACGGTAGCACCCTCCTCTCTGAGGCCTGTAGACATGCTGCTCAAGAGTATGTTCACCACTCCTGCCACCATG GCATCAGTAGCTACTGTCCAGCTGTGGGTGTCTGGTATCCTGGCGATCCTCAGGGTACTTGTGTCTCAGTCCACTGAAGACATCGTCCTATCACGGATCCATGAGCTCTCACTTTCCCCACATCTCTTATCTTGCCAAACTATCAGTCGGCTGCATCAACAGAGCTCTTCTCCTAATGACACACTTGCCGAGACACTTGGTAGTCAGGAGTCTAATGGTGAGGCCCAGAAAGCCCCACCTGAGGAAACCTTCGCCAG GTTCTTGCTTCAGCTAGTAGGAGTGTTGCTGGATGACATTTCCTCGAGGCAGGTTAAAGTGGACATCACAGAGCAGCAACACACTTTCTACTGCCAACAGCTGGGGACACTGCTCATGTGTCTCATACATGTCTTCAAAAGTG GAATGTTCCGCAGGATCACAGCTGCAGCCAGCCGCCTCCTAAAGGGGGAGGGTGGACAGACTGGCCCTGAAGCCAGCCAGTTTTACCCTCTGGAGGGTCTGAACAGTATGGTGCAGTGCCTGACCACTACTCACCCCTCTTTAGTACTGCTTTGGTGCCAGGTCTTGCTCATCATCAACTACACCAACTACTCCTGGTGGGCTGAGGTGCACCAGACACCCAG ACGACACAGCCTCTCCTGCACAAAGCTGCTGAGTCCTCACTCCTCAGGGGAAGGTGAAGAGGACAAGCCGGAGTCTCGATTAGCTATGGTCAACAGAGAGATTGTACGCAGGGGAGCACTAATCCTCTTCTGTGACTATGTG TGTCAGAATCTCCACGACTCGGAGCATTTAACGTGGCTGATTGTCAATCATGTACGGGACCTCATCAGCCTTTCCCATGAGCCTCCAGTACAGGATTTTATCAGTGCTGTGCACCGCAACTCAGCTGCCAGTGGCCTTTTTATCCAGGCCATCCAGTCCCGATGTGACAACCTCACCACT CCTACCATGTTGAAGAAGACTCTGCAGTGTTTGGAAGGCATCCACTTGAGTCAGTCTGGCTCCCTGTTGATGCTGTATGTGGACAAGCTGCTCAGTACCCCATTCCGGGTTCTGGCTCGCATGGTGGACACACTAGCTTGCCGCAGGGTAGAGATGCTGCTTGCTGAAACACTACAG AATAGTATAGCCCAGCTGCCTGTGGAGGAACTAGACAGGATTCAGGAATACCTCCAGAGAAGTGGCCTGGCTCAGAG GCATCAGCGGTTCTACTCCCTGCTGGACAGGTTCCGAGCCACTGTTGCTGGCACGAGCAGCCCCACTCCACCTGTGACATCCCATCCTTTGGATGGAGACCCATCCCCTGCCCCTGAGCTGGTCATTCCAGATAAG GAGTGGTATGTTGCTCTGGTGAAGTCCCAGTGCTGTCTTCGTGGAGATGTTTCTCTCTTGGAGACAACAGAACTTCTTACCAAACTACCTCCAGCTGATCTTTTCAGCATCATGAGCTGCAAG GAGTTCAACCTCAGCTTGTTGTGTCCATGTCTGAGTATGGGAGTGCAGCGCTTAGCACGGGGTCAGGGCTCTCTTTTGTTGGAGACAGCCTTGCAGGTGACCATAGAGCAACTTGCAGGGGTCACCCAGTCTCTTCCTGCGCCACACCAGTCCTTCCTGCCACCTTCCCAGCCACAGCCCTACTGGGAAAAACTAGCCGATGTTTATG ATGAGCCAAGTTTCTTCCCTGGAGTTCTGTCACTTTGCAGAGCTTTGTCACAGTATCTGCTGAGTGTGAATCAGCTGCCTGCCTCACTACATATCCCCTCTGAAAAGGAGCACCTCATCACTGCTTTCACCTGCACTGCCACTGAG GTGATTGTTTGGCGTCTGCTCCAGGACCAGTTGCCTCTGAGTGTGGACCTTCAGTGGGCTCTGTCCTGCCTGTGTCTAGCCCTGCAGCAGCCCTGCGTCTGGAACAAGCTGTCTACTGCCCAGTATGCCACACACACTTGCTCCCTCATCTATTGCCTCCGCCTCATCATTGTTGCAG TGGCCGTGAGACCTGGTGACCAGCTTCTTTATCCAGAGAAGAAGCGGACAAGGGCAGATAGAGAGAGTGATGGAGATGAAGTGGATTCACCACATGCTGACC ACATGTGCGAATGGCAAGCTTGTGAGATTATGGCGGAGCTGGTGGAAGGTCTGCAGAACATCCTTGCCCTGGGTCACCATAGAAACAGTGCAATCCCTGCTTTTCTTACACCAACTCTGCGTAACATTGTCATCAGCCTGTCCCGACTGCCTCTCGTCAACAGCTACACCCGAGTACCTCCACTG GTTTGGAAACTGGGCTGGTCCCCACAGCCAGGAGGCGAGTTTGGCACGACACTACCAGAGATTCCAGTGGACTTCTTGCAGGAAAAGGATGTCTTCCGAGAGTTTCTCTACCGTATCAACACATTGG GCTGGAGCAGCAGGACTCAGTTTGAAGAGACCTGGGCCACTCTACTTGGGGTGCTGGTCACCCAACCCATAACTATGGATCAGGAGGAAGAGACACAGCAAGAG GAGGACCTGGAGCGTACCCAGTTGAACGTATTAGCAGTACAGGCCATCACCAGCCTGGTGCTGAGTGCCATGACCCTGCCCACTGCTGGAAACCCTGCAGTCAGCTGTCTGGAACAGCAACCTCGCAACAAGAGCCTCAAGGCACTAGAAACCAG GTTTGGAAGAAAACTTGCAGTGATCAGGGGTGAGGTGGAGAGAGAGATTCAGGCTCTTGTGTCGAAGAGAGACAATGTTCACACACACCACCCCTACCACGCTTGGGACCCTGTGCCCTCGCTCTCAGCAGCCTCTGCTG CAGGCACACTGATCAGCCATGAGAAACTGCTACTTCAGATCAACACAGAGAGGGAGATGGGCAATATGGACTACAAACTAGGACAG GTCTCAATCCATTCAGTGTGGCTAGGTAACAACATCACTCCTTTGAGAGAGGAAGAATGgggtgaagatgaagaagatgaagcagACACACCCGCACCTACATCCCCACCTTTATCTCCTATCAACTCAAG GAAGCATCGTGCAGGTGTGGACATTCATTCATGTTCCCAGTTTCTTCTGGAGCTCTACAGCCAGTGGCTGATCCCTGGTTCCCCAAGCAACAGGAGGACTCCAACCATACTGATCAGTGAAGTGGTTCGATCG CTGCTGGCAGTGTCAGACCTCTTCACAGAGAGAAATCAGTTTGACATGATGTTCTCCACCCTGATGGAACTGCAGAAGCTCCACCCACCAGAAGATGAGATTCTCAACCAGTACCTGGTTCCTGCAATCTGCAAGGCTGCAGCTGTGTTGGGCATG GATAAGGCGATAGCTGAGCCTGTGTGTCGCCTGCTGGAGACGACCCTACGCAGCACCCACCTGCCCAGCCGAATGGGAGCTCTGCATGGAGTTTTGTACGTGTTAGAATGTGACCTGCTGGATGATACAGCCAAACAGCTCATCCCCACAGTCTCAGAGTACCTGCTGTCCAACCTCAGGGCTATTGCTCA CTGTGTGAACCTGCACAACCAGCAGCATGTGTTGGTGATGTGTGCAGTAGCCTTCTACATGATGGAGAACTACCCCCTGGATGTAGGAGCTGAGTTTATGGCTGGAGTTATACAG CTGTGTGGTGTGATGGTCTCAGCCAGTGAGGATTGCACTCCCTCTGTGATCTATCATTGTGTTCTGCGTGGCCTGGAGCGCCTGCTGCTGTCAGAGCAGTTGTCTCGCGTAGATGGCGAAGCTTTGGTCAAGCTCAGCGTGGATCGAGTGAACATGCCCTCCCCACACAGAGCAATGGCCGCCCTGGGACTCATGCTCACCTGCATGTACACTG CGGTGCTTGCGTCGGGTTCAGAAGTGACAGGGGTTAGAGGTCAGGTTGACTCTGGCTCTGCCGTAGCGGAGGCGGTGGGCGTCACGGCGGGTCATGTTGGTTTCTCCTCAGGCAAGGAGAAAGCCAGTCCTGCCAGTCGCCCCGCCCACTCTGACCCTCAGGCCCCGGACAGCGAGTCGATCATTGTTGCCATGGAGAGGGTCTCTGTGCTCTTTGACAG AATCCGGAAGGGTTTACCCAGTGAGGCGCGGGTGGTGTCCAGGATTCTGCCCCAGTTTCTGGATGACTTCTTCCCACCGCAGGATGTCATGAACAAGGTCATCGGAGAGTTCCTGTCCAATCAGCAGCCCTACCCACAATTCATGGCCACTGTCGTCTACAAG